The genomic region TGCCCTCAGCTTGCAATCTTTCTAAACAGGATTTCAGGGTTCTAGGGTCAAATAAAATTGGCAAAAAATGGATACTTTTGATTTCTCTAAAATAAAACAAAATTGGCACCCTATGCCAAAAAATTCGCCAACTTTGCCACTCCCTATAAGGAAATCTCCTAATTAATTTCTCACCTCGGTAAATATCAAAGTCATTCCCGGTAAATAAAAACCGCAACGACACAGCTTGAAACATCAGAAATAATCCGAATAGGGCGATCGCACCACCCAATAAAGGTTGAACCACCAAGAGGGGAATGGAACTAATTACTAATACCAGAGGAATATTGTAACTGGCTTTGAGTTCCGTGGTAGATAAACTACTAGATAAGGGATAATTTGTCATAATTTTTGAGAGTTGTAGGTGAAATAAGTGGGTAGGTGGAATTAAATATAAGATGAATGTAGGTTGGGTTGAAGTATGAAACGCCCGCATGGGTTAACCCATCCTACAAATAATTGTGCCTCCGTACTTAATTAAGGTCTAATAGATGGATTACCCGCTCCCTGAAACATCAACCATGATAAAAAGAAATTGCTGATGAAAATCACTAACAGAGCAGTAACCACTGCTGTGGTGGTCGACTGTCCCACACCCTTAGCTCCCCCTGTAGTGGTTAAACCCCAGCTGCAACCAATTATGGCGATTAAAACCCCAAAACATGCTGCTTTAATCATGGCACTAATTATATCTCGGAGATCTAGAAAGTTACGCGCTGAGTCTAAAAATACCGTATCCGAAAGATTGTAAAGATTGGTAGCAATTATCAATCCCCCCCACATTCCAGTAACCAGAGATAACAGGGTCAAAATTGGTAGCATTAATAAACAGGCTAAAAGACGAGGTATGACTAAAAAATCAATAGGATCAGTCTTTAACATTAATAGAGCATCTATTTGTTCTGTAACCCGCATAGTACCAATTTCTGCCGCAAATGCAGAACCTACTCTACCCGCTAAAATAACTGCTGTGAGTACGGGTGATAATTCTCGGGTTAAAGCTACTGCTAATACCCCCCCTACCAAATTCCCAGCACCAAAGTTGATAAACTCTCGCGCTACCTGAATTGTAAATACTGCACCCACGAAAATCGCCGTTAGTAAGGCTATAAATAGGGAATCCGGTCCCACCACCGCTAGTTGCTCTAGTGTGTTACGACGATGAATTTTTCCCCTGAGCAAGTGCAGTGTCACTTGTCCCCCTAAAAAAATGGCCTCCACCAGTCTTTGACCCCATAGTCCTAAACTGGATTTAGATATAGTCTGGCTCAATGTCTTCTATCTAACTCGGTGACTCTTCTAAGAATAGCGAAACTTCTCGCTTTTTTCTCCTGACCATTTTGATAACTATATTAACTTTGGTTAAGGACTTTCTCACTAATTATATCTTAATATATCTTAATTTTTAACCTGGTACAACACATCCAAATGCAATTAACTAACCAAACCCATGTATATCAAGGGTTTTACCACTTGAGGTTACTCAAAACTCACCCTGCACCAGATGGTAATTTTTATCTTTATTTTAATTAAGATTTAAGATTTTTGACAAATCCGTATTTTCGTCGCGATCGCCCCTATTGTAGAAATTGACGTGCAGGTTTTGGTCTGTCGTCGTCTTAATCTTGGAGATGGCCTGAAATGATGGTTTTTACTAACTTTCTCCGCTCAGTTTTACTAGCTATAGTATTGAGTTTTATAGCTCCAATATTATTTGTTGGTTTTTTATTGTCCTGTCTATGTTTGTTTGGACTCATCCCTATTTTGCATGGAGTGACTCAGGACATACCCAATGACATACTGCATTTTTTAGCTACCTTTGGCACTGGTAGTCCCCTCCATGGATTGTTAATCATTGGTCTGACCTTTGGTTTTGTCGGTGGGTTATTTGACGTTTATGCCTACTATCGTCATCAGATTTTTAGTTTAAACAGTGAGGGATTGATTCAAAGTTCAACAATTACAGTGTTTTGTGAATCCTTAGAGAATGAGGAAGTATATTTAAAACCTTTAACCAGAACACCATAAAAGAGTTGATAGGTAAAAATGGGTGCTGGCCCAGCTATCTCTTAACAAACAAAGCGCGGTAAATGGGTTCACCCTTATTCTGGGTAGCTATTTCCCGTTCTGTGGGGACTAGGGGGTTTTCTGATAACCATTCGCCCACCCCGTTAAATACCCTAGTAAATGCTGGGTGTTCTTGCAGGCGATCGCACATTTGAGTAGCTAGAAAATGTTGATCAGATTGTATAAACACTTCTCCACCCACAACCAAGTAATTAGCCAAGTGTGCCACCAATTGGGGTTGTACCACACGACGTTTAGCATGACGGGATTTAAACCAAGGGTCGGGGAATTGGATAGTTACCCGTTGTAGAACTCCCGTTGGCAAACTGGACAAAATTGGCTCTAGGGAATTATTCACATTACAAAATAAATAATGTAAATTTTGCCAATCTAATTGATTAGCTAGTCTGTTAGCTTCCATCACCAGAGGTTCTCTAATTTCTAAACCCAAAAAATTCCAGTTTAATTCTCTTTGAGCCATTTGTAATAAAAACCTACCTCGTCCCGAGCCAATATCCATGTGTAGAGGTTGGTTTGTTTGAGAAAAAACCTGTTCCCATATTGGTGGATCAATAGGAGTTTGAAACTTTCTGGCTAGAGGGTTAACGTGCTGACGCACCCGAATCAAAGGCAAAATTTCCACCTCCAAAGACTAGTCTAATTTAATGTACATTTTAAATTAAACAGATAAGTGGTTTTAACATTTTTTTAAATCAACAGATATGAAATTTCGCTTTGCCATAGTTAGCGATTTGCACATTGCTCTACCCCACACCATATGGGATCATCCTGATCGGTTCCACCTGGTGGAAGTAAGTATCCCCGCTTTGGAAATTGTCTTAGCACATCTGACCCAACTGGATCTGGACTTTCTTTTACTCCCGGGAGACCTCACCCAACATGGTGAACCAGAAAATCACGCCTGGTTGACCAAAAGATTACTAGAGTTACCATTTCCCAGCTATGTTGTCCCTGGTAATCATGATGTCCCTGTATTGTTAGCCAATCACCAATCTATTGGCTTTGTAGAGTTTCCCTATTATTACCATAAATTTGGCTATGATCACCCAGAACATTGTTATTATAACCGTCAAATATTGCCAGGTGTGAGACTAATTGGGTTAAACTCTAACACCTTTGACTCCGATGGTAAACAGATAGGACTTTTAGACCCGAAACAATTTCAATGGTTAGAGTCAGAATTGGCAAAAATCAAGGATGAATTAGTTTTGGTCATGATTCATCACAATGTTGTTGAGCATTTACCAAATCAGGCAAGTCATCCCATGGCTAATCGTTACATGTTAGAGAACGCCAGGGAACTGGTAAACCTGTTAGGTAAACATGGAGTGAAACTGGTATTTACAGGACATTTACACGTACAAGACATAGCCCACGCTCATGGGGTTTATGATATTACCACCGGTTCCCTTGTGAGTTATCCCCATCCCTATAGAATATTAGAATATGAACGAGACCATGTAGGGAGAGAATGGCTACAAATATTCTCCCATCGAGTCCAATCAGTACCCCAATTTCCCGATTTACAACAATCATCCAGACAATGGATGGGCGATCGCTCCTTTCCCTTTGTGATCAAACTATTAACCCTACCCCCCTTGAACTTACCCTTAAATCAAGCTCAAAAGTTAGCTCCCGAGTTACGAGAATTTTGGGCCACCATAGCAGATGGAGATGGAATCTTGGAATATCCCACTTTTCCCCCAGAAGTGCGGTCTTACATTGAAAAATATGGAGCCATTAGTCACACTGGTGATCCCACTTATATTGATAATAACAGTCGTCTTTTGCTCAATGATTGGTAAAATCATACCGGGATTCTTATTTCCCCTTCCGCATTCGCGGATGGATCAGTTCATTTAATCCCTCACCCAGTAGTGATAAACCTACCACCATAATAGTCATAGCTAACCCAGGGAAAAGGGTAGTCCACCAAATACCGGTGGGCAAAGCTTCTAAAGCTTGTCGTAAATCGTATCCCCACTCTGGTACTTCTTCTGGTAGTCCTAAACCCAAAAAGCCCAAACCACCCAGAACTAATATGGCATCTGCTGCATTAAGAGTGAATAGCACAGGAACACTCTGAATCACATTTAAAAATAAATATCGAGATAACACAGTCCAAGTAGAAGCACCCATAGCTTGGGCAGCTTCGATATATACTTCCGTTTTCACACTCACCGTATGATTACGGACAACCCGATAATATTGGGGGATGTAGGCTATGCTAATGGCGATCGCCGCATTTAAGATTCCCCTACCCACCACAAATGCCAGGGTAACAGAAAGTAGAAGTCCGGGTAGGGTGTAAATGCTGTCCATGAGAAATAGCAGGGTCTTATCTAATTTGCCACCTAGATAACCACTAACCATTCCCAGGGGTACGCCCACTACCATACTCAACCCTGTAGCTAATATGACCACTTGTAATGCTGCTTGAGCGCCAAAAATGGTACGGGAGAAAACATCATAACCCAAGCGACTAGTGCCAAACCAATATTTTCCCGAGGGGGGTTGATGAATGGGATTGGTCAAAAGTTCTTTAGGGTCAGATAACCACCCCCAATTTTGCCAAACTGGTGCCATAAAAGCCAGTAAGACGAAAAATAGGGTAATTATCAACCCTAGGAGCATGAGTTTGCCAGAGAGATTGGACTGAGCAAAGTTTAAAAAAGAGGGTATTCGTCGTTTTTTGATCTGCATAATGCAAATTGGGGAAGTGGTCAATTGATTTTAACTCACAACCAATCAACCATTAAGTAGGGAGGCACAATTATTTGTAGTACGTTCATCTTATATTTAATCCCACCCACCCACTTACCACAAACAAAATCAGTTGCACCTACAAATTACCCGCAATTACCTGACGATACTCCCCCTTGGGTTTTACACCCTTCCATTCTTGAATCAACTCCTTGTTTTTAAAAACTTGCACCGTCGGTGTACCCACAATTCCAGCATTTTGGGCAATGTCCTGATCCTCATCAATATCAATTTCCACAAAATGTATCCTCCCATCAAACTCATCCACCACCTTGTTAAGTATGGGTTTAAGGGTATGACAAGGACCACAACCAGGAGCAACATACTTTACCACTAACAGGCGATCGCTTTCGTGGAATAGTTTCCTGAGAGCATAACCACCATGATGGCGTGTTTTCTGTAGATTGAACTCGGTTGGGGGAATTTCTTCCTGGGGTTGTGTTGTGGATTCTGGAGTTGGTTCCGATTGGGTTTGATGGAATTCCTGAATTAAACCCCCTGATGATAACCATCTTTCCGCTAACAGCGCTGCTTGACAACCAGTACCCGCAGCGGTGATCGCTTGACGAAATTCATGGTCTTGAACATCACCAGCAGCAAATACGCCCTCCACACTAGTTTCCACACTTCCATGTCTGGTGACAATGTAACCTACCTCATCTAGCTCTAATTGTCCCCGAAACAGCTCTGTATTTGGTTTATGTCCTATGGCGTAAAATAAACCCCTAGCAGGAATGGTATTTTCTTCCCCTGTGTAGTTGTTACGCACTTGCACCCCCACCATTTGCTCCTTACCGATTACGTCTAACGCTTCTGTGTGCCAGTGAACCTTAATCTTAGAATTAGTTAAAACCCGATCTTGCATGGCTTTAGAAGCACGCATCTTATCAGAACGCACCAATAAATGGACTACAGAGCCATACTTGGTTAGGTAAACAGCTTCTTCCGCTGCAGAATCGCCAGCACCAATCACCACCAACTCTTGACCGCGAAAAATAGGAGTTGCACCATCACAAATGGCACAAGCAGAAATTCCCCGACTCCAAAACTGCTCCTCACTGGGTAAACCCAGACGTTTAGCAGTTGCACCAGTCGCAATAATTAAACCATGGGTTTTTACCTCCCTTTCTGAAGAACGAACAATAAAAGGACGCTGACTCAAATTAACGGATATCACATCCTCTGTGTACAATTCTGCCCCCCAGCGTTCCGCTTGGGCTTTCATATTAGTCATTAACTCTGGTCCCGTTATTCCCTGGGGAAATCCCGGAAAATTTTCCACTTCCGTGGTTGGTTAAACTAAGCCAAAAGGTCACCCTTCTAACTCGTCTTCAAAACCGTGCATGAATTTTTCAATTCACACGGCTCCTCAATGGGGTGGGACTTGTCTTGTCTACCTAGCATACCGTTTTTAACAGCTTTTACCTGGGGATGAATATTCTCTATAGATGTGCTTCCAGATCTTCTTAATTTCAAATCTTGGTGGATATGTTGGTGCTTCATCAGTTCGTAGGTTTTACCCTCCGAGTTCTGGTGACCAAATCTCCAACCCTCTCCCTTGGTGATTGACCAGTATCTTTTACTAATCCATCTCTTGCCTTTTTGGTTGTGTCTTCGTCGTGACCAAGCTCTTAATTTTGAGTGCAACTCAAAATCCACCTTGCTAAAAATGCGATCGCTGATTAGGGGAGAGTAGTATTTTGTCCAGCGTTCAATTAAGGGATTAAGCTTACTGATCAGCACCGATTGTTTAGCAGATCGGTGCTGGTCAATAATCGCTCCTAAGGACTTAGTATGTTCTTTTAGGCTTTGTTGACTAACAGTAATCAAAGTATTATAGTTAGATCCATCAGTCAAAGGTTGACCATGTGAATTCCTTTGTCTGACAAACTGTCTAATATAAAACCCCAAAAAGTTACAACCCACATTTCCCTGATAATCATAGAGACTGTGGGAGATTTTTAACCCTTCCGCTTTTAACTTTAAACCCACTTCTGATAGCCATTGGGTGATAATGCGCTCACAAGAAATAATCACTGCCAATTCCTGATGTACCAGCACAAATCCACCTTGGTGCTTAACAAAATGGGGAATTACATTAATTACATTAGAGTTAAAAGCAGTAGTTTTGGGTTGATTAGAATCAGCCATTAGACCAATTAAGATCCCATCTATCCTCCGTTGTAATTCCCCCAAAGCTACACCCAGTAGAAGAGATGATAGGGAGCATATAGTAGTTCTTTCCCTTGGGAACAATAGTTGTTGATGATTGAGAACACCCAACTTCAACCATAACTTAATTTGTTTCCCCAGCAATGGAAAAGTATTAAGCTCCTTGAGGAAATATTCAGAGTTAACCCCCTGGAAACTTTCTTCCAACTCACCAGCTAAAACATACTTAGGTTTTTTTACCACTTCCCTGTGAATAGACTTAATAGCATTGTAACAAGAAATATCAGAATTACCCTCATGTAAACCCAAATTGAACTTTGCATCCCATTCTGGACTCATAGCCATACTAATAAGCAAAGTCAGAGCCTGATTGTATATAGTAAACACAACCAAAGAAAGATTCTTCCTGACCAGTAGTGATTTGGCAATGACAGAGAGTTGCCTGGCCAAAACCAGTTTTTGTTCAGGAGAGAAAGATTTAGCACCCTGGTTTTGTGGAAATACCCCCTTCACAGCAATACATCTTGCTGACCAAGATTTAATTAACAGCTTCTGGAGCTTATGAACCGTTTTGACATCCCCACGCTGCGAGGCTTTGTATATTCTCTTTTGCAGCTTAAAAACATGACGTTCCAGTTTTTTCCAGGGAATTTCTTGCCAGTTTACATCTGACTCCATTTCCCCAGGAACTGGACCGTTGTTTTTCCATTCCATCCTCAAGTTATTTTCGGCCTTGGACATTTTTACTGCTACTTAAAACCATACATTCCAACCCATCGTGTCTACGTCAGCTTATCCTTTGGCTTTCCCAAAGGCCAATGCTTCTTAGACAATCCCTCCCACTATGTTGCTTGCGGTTAGCACCTACTCAAGTTTTCGACCTCAACTCAAGAGCTCACATAGAGGTTACTTCGTTCCTAATCTTCGTTTGGCGTTAGTTTTAGAACCTCTCTCTCCACCGGGTTACTTCCAGGGTGCAAGGTTGCAAATAATGAATTTTCCAACCCTTTTCACCATTCCTATTTTAGGAAAAGCCTAATCCGCGTTGGCTTATTGGTCATTACGATGGTTCTGTCGAAAGTTTGACCCCTAGGTCTGTTCATGACTAACTGTGCTAGAAGGGATTCCCAGTCGGATTCTATAGGTTACCTCCGTTTATCCCCGCTTCATTAGTTTGATGGCTAGTCTCTCCAATGGGGGATATGCTTTCACCCATGCACCTTGGGGGAAGGAATTACCTGATATTCAACAATGTTCAGGTTCACCTTCACGAAGATTAAGTTATCTGGGTTTGTTCCACCCAGTGACCTATCCCTCAATCTAATTATCCATTAAGTAGGGAGGCACAATTATTTGTTCATCTTATATTTAATTCTACCCACCCACTTATGCAAGTTATAGCTATTTTATAGCTATTATTTGCACTCATAACCAAGATTGATTTCAGATCAACGAATCGCACTCATTAGTTGACCACCAGGTAAACCACCTGTTGCAAACCCTTCAAACACAATCGGTTTTAAATTGGCTCTCCCAGCATAAATAGCTGCTGTATATCCAGCTGGCCCAGAACCAATAATCACTACATTTTCTACGGTTTCTACTGTCAACTTGGTCATATTTTTATCCCACGTCATATTGACTACACTCTACTGAATATAGTATAACAGAATAATGCCTGTGCCTAACCTCTTATATCAAAAGTAAACTTAAATTTTAACGGTTATGTGAACCATTGATAATATCATTCCATATCATCAACTTTTCCTTGGCTTCAATAACCGAAAATTACCCACATTCCCTTTGATTTTTGGTATAAATAAATCAGAATGATATTACCAACAAGCTACCATGAAAACCAAATTCCAGGTTAGACTACTACAGTATATCCTGATTAGGGACAAAACAGCTCAAGGTTTTACTCTGCTAGAACTACTAGTGGTTATTGTCATTATTGGTATACTGTCCGCGATCGCCTTGCCCTCTTTTTTAAACCAAGCTAACAAAGCTAAGGAATCGGAGGCTAAAACCTATGTCAGTTCCTTTAACAAAGCCCAAACCCTATACAGGCTAGAAAATACCGGGTTTGCTACCACTCTTAACCAGTTATCAATTACCATTCCCACATCCACAGATTTTTACAATTACACTATTGGAGGGAGTGGTACTACTACCAACCTTACAGCAAGTACTAAGGACCCTAACTCCCTCAAAGGGTTTAGTGGTGGAGTAACGATCTTGTCAGCAACCGGACAAACCCAATCTGTTGCCTGTCAAACTGAACAAGTGCAGCAAGTTCACCCTGTTGTTGTTCCCATTCTGGATTCTACCCAAGCCAAATGTGATGATACAAAAAATATGACCGCGATGAAATAATGACATAAATTATAACTTGAGCCAGAAAGCTTAGTACAGTGTTGATAAGCAAAATTAAGTGCTGACTAGGCGTTCTGGCTCTCCCTTTAATGTAATTAAAATATTTGTAATCGATTATAAGTAATTGCTATCCTAGCTAGGTTGATAATTGATAGCTGGTGGTAGTAATTACCGTACAAAAGCTAAAGATTCTAAATTTGTGGGAATTTTGTATGATATACTATGGGAGTTAAAACCAAAAGTTAAATGTTGCACGGTAGGAAAATCGCCAACAGTGGATCATCTTCCTCTTGACTAAAATAATAGGATAGTTTACAATGGGGCGTTAGTTATCAGGAATTAACCCTGAAACTATCTGTTAAATGACTGCTAAAAGCAACCACAATGCTAAAACAAATCCCTAGCAAGATTAGCACAAGTTGTTCAAATCAGTCTAAGACAGTCCTCCGTGGACTCCTCAACAAATCTCTGTCTACCCCAAGCAAGAAAGCTCAAACACCGGTAATCATCAATCCTAAGACAAACTTGCTAGTAACAAAAACCCAAGCTACACTTTTCCAATTACGTGCATGGCTTTAAACAGCTTTGTATAAATTCGAAAAGGTCAAATGTTGCACAGTTTTAACTGAGCATTTATTTCAATAAAATCTGAACACAATCCTGGTTATGACTCAACAAGTGATTCACCACATGGTGAAATTGCAGCGTAATGTTCAATCATTAGTAGAATCGAATATTATCAAGCCTAGCGACAGTATATGGAAGATTGCCTTTTTATATGCTGACGAATGGAAATATTGGAAACAAGAGCTACTAGACTTTGGTTTTAGTATGCAAGATCCCATAGGGGATCTATTAGCAGTAGAAACCTGGGACGAAGATTAGGGCCACAACATCCACAATTAACATTCCAACAGTGCTTGAGCCAAATCCTGAGCGCTTTGAAAACGGTTCCCCGGTAATGGTTCGGTCACTCTCTCAATAACTTTCTGAATTTTCGGTGTAATGGTCGGAATGTTTTGCACATCAAAACAAAACCCCTTCCCCTTAGGACGAAAGAACTTGAGAGGATTTTGTCCAGTTAACAAAAAAATCAAGGTTGGTCCTACTGCATACAAATCCGACTGAGTCAGCGGTTGTCCCCGTTCCTGTTCGGGAGCGCAGTACCCCTCAGCACCAATCCTTGTTCCCGATCCACTACCAATTTCCTTCACA from Cylindrospermopsis curvispora GIHE-G1 harbors:
- a CDS encoding DUF3119 family protein, producing MTNYPLSSSLSTTELKASYNIPLVLVISSIPLLVVQPLLGGAIALFGLFLMFQAVSLRFLFTGNDFDIYRGEKLIRRFPYREWQSWRIFWHRVPILFYFREIKSIHFLPILFDPRTLKSCLERLQAEGKIP
- a CDS encoding MlaE family lipid ABC transporter permease subunit, encoding MSQTISKSSLGLWGQRLVEAIFLGGQVTLHLLRGKIHRRNTLEQLAVVGPDSLFIALLTAIFVGAVFTIQVAREFINFGAGNLVGGVLAVALTRELSPVLTAVILAGRVGSAFAAEIGTMRVTEQIDALLMLKTDPIDFLVIPRLLACLLMLPILTLLSLVTGMWGGLIIATNLYNLSDTVFLDSARNFLDLRDIISAMIKAACFGVLIAIIGCSWGLTTTGGAKGVGQSTTTAVVTALLVIFISNFFLSWLMFQGAGNPSIRP
- the trmB gene encoding tRNA (guanosine(46)-N7)-methyltransferase TrmB produces the protein MPLIRVRQHVNPLARKFQTPIDPPIWEQVFSQTNQPLHMDIGSGRGRFLLQMAQRELNWNFLGLEIREPLVMEANRLANQLDWQNLHYLFCNVNNSLEPILSSLPTGVLQRVTIQFPDPWFKSRHAKRRVVQPQLVAHLANYLVVGGEVFIQSDQHFLATQMCDRLQEHPAFTRVFNGVGEWLSENPLVPTEREIATQNKGEPIYRALFVKR
- a CDS encoding metallophosphoesterase family protein codes for the protein MKFRFAIVSDLHIALPHTIWDHPDRFHLVEVSIPALEIVLAHLTQLDLDFLLLPGDLTQHGEPENHAWLTKRLLELPFPSYVVPGNHDVPVLLANHQSIGFVEFPYYYHKFGYDHPEHCYYNRQILPGVRLIGLNSNTFDSDGKQIGLLDPKQFQWLESELAKIKDELVLVMIHHNVVEHLPNQASHPMANRYMLENARELVNLLGKHGVKLVFTGHLHVQDIAHAHGVYDITTGSLVSYPHPYRILEYERDHVGREWLQIFSHRVQSVPQFPDLQQSSRQWMGDRSFPFVIKLLTLPPLNLPLNQAQKLAPELREFWATIADGDGILEYPTFPPEVRSYIEKYGAISHTGDPTYIDNNSRLLLNDW
- a CDS encoding ABC transporter permease, with amino-acid sequence MQIKKRRIPSFLNFAQSNLSGKLMLLGLIITLFFVLLAFMAPVWQNWGWLSDPKELLTNPIHQPPSGKYWFGTSRLGYDVFSRTIFGAQAALQVVILATGLSMVVGVPLGMVSGYLGGKLDKTLLFLMDSIYTLPGLLLSVTLAFVVGRGILNAAIAISIAYIPQYYRVVRNHTVSVKTEVYIEAAQAMGASTWTVLSRYLFLNVIQSVPVLFTLNAADAILVLGGLGFLGLGLPEEVPEWGYDLRQALEALPTGIWWTTLFPGLAMTIMVVGLSLLGEGLNELIHPRMRKGK
- a CDS encoding reverse transcriptase N-terminal domain-containing protein; the protein is MSKAENNLRMEWKNNGPVPGEMESDVNWQEIPWKKLERHVFKLQKRIYKASQRGDVKTVHKLQKLLIKSWSARCIAVKGVFPQNQGAKSFSPEQKLVLARQLSVIAKSLLVRKNLSLVVFTIYNQALTLLISMAMSPEWDAKFNLGLHEGNSDISCYNAIKSIHREVVKKPKYVLAGELEESFQGVNSEYFLKELNTFPLLGKQIKLWLKLGVLNHQQLLFPRERTTICSLSSLLLGVALGELQRRIDGILIGLMADSNQPKTTAFNSNVINVIPHFVKHQGGFVLVHQELAVIISCERIITQWLSEVGLKLKAEGLKISHSLYDYQGNVGCNFLGFYIRQFVRQRNSHGQPLTDGSNYNTLITVSQQSLKEHTKSLGAIIDQHRSAKQSVLISKLNPLIERWTKYYSPLISDRIFSKVDFELHSKLRAWSRRRHNQKGKRWISKRYWSITKGEGWRFGHQNSEGKTYELMKHQHIHQDLKLRRSGSTSIENIHPQVKAVKNGMLGRQDKSHPIEEPCELKNSCTVLKTS
- a CDS encoding type IV pilin protein is translated as MKTKFQVRLLQYILIRDKTAQGFTLLELLVVIVIIGILSAIALPSFLNQANKAKESEAKTYVSSFNKAQTLYRLENTGFATTLNQLSITIPTSTDFYNYTIGGSGTTTNLTASTKDPNSLKGFSGGVTILSATGQTQSVACQTEQVQQVHPVVVPILDSTQAKCDDTKNMTAMK
- a CDS encoding DUF4327 family protein: MTQQVIHHMVKLQRNVQSLVESNIIKPSDSIWKIAFLYADEWKYWKQELLDFGFSMQDPIGDLLAVETWDED